One window of Candidatus Poribacteria bacterium genomic DNA carries:
- the waaF gene encoding lipopolysaccharide heptosyltransferase II, protein MFQNVTEILTLIASTAVQWFFYRKPWFPKDFAPERILVIKLDHLGDVLLGTPVFSNLRRAYPNAELHALIGAWSRVVLEKHSDVSKVIEYNSPAFCRTGQPTSFRGTFKLYRELRRQKYDLMVELRGDWRTVWFAFGRLTPKRLSRAALQIANRLGFTQFSGTHETTRNLDVLKQAGIPTPVQTASFSVTAEDKKWASDFLATYRIDRQRPLIAIHPGSPIALKRWLPDRYAEVSDWLIAQKRAQILFVGVEEEIPIVIEIQALMRGESINIAGKTTLTQLASILHTCNVFIGNDSGPMHLAAAVGTRTIGLYGPGDPTRFGPAGVKCQTIRGQPDCPCVGTTCRFGKAGCMSEIQVTDVIQTLETAAYLTPDRKLTSAVTN, encoded by the coding sequence ATGTTTCAAAACGTAACCGAAATTCTCACTTTAATCGCTTCTACTGCCGTGCAGTGGTTCTTCTATCGGAAACCTTGGTTTCCAAAGGACTTCGCACCCGAACGGATCCTCGTTATCAAACTTGATCATCTTGGCGATGTGCTGTTGGGGACACCGGTGTTTTCCAATCTCCGTCGGGCGTATCCGAACGCTGAACTGCATGCCCTTATTGGTGCCTGGAGTCGCGTGGTTTTAGAGAAACATTCGGATGTCAGTAAGGTTATAGAATACAATTCACCCGCTTTTTGCCGGACAGGGCAGCCGACATCATTCAGAGGAACGTTTAAGCTCTACCGCGAGTTACGTCGCCAAAAATATGATCTGATGGTCGAACTCCGTGGTGATTGGCGGACTGTTTGGTTCGCGTTCGGACGGCTTACACCGAAGCGACTCAGTCGTGCAGCCCTACAAATTGCGAACAGATTGGGTTTTACGCAATTCAGTGGTACCCACGAGACGACGCGTAATCTCGATGTCTTAAAGCAAGCAGGCATCCCAACGCCCGTCCAAACCGCAAGTTTCTCAGTAACAGCAGAAGATAAAAAATGGGCATCCGATTTCCTTGCCACATATCGGATTGACAGGCAACGCCCGTTGATTGCTATCCATCCTGGGTCCCCGATTGCACTCAAAAGATGGTTGCCTGACCGATATGCCGAAGTATCAGATTGGTTGATTGCCCAAAAACGTGCGCAAATTTTGTTTGTCGGCGTGGAGGAGGAAATACCGATCGTCATCGAAATTCAAGCACTTATGCGAGGTGAATCAATCAATATCGCTGGCAAAACGACACTGACACAATTGGCATCAATCTTGCATACATGTAATGTGTTTATCGGCAACGATAGCGGTCCGATGCATCTCGCTGCTGCAGTTGGTACCCGAACTATCGGACTGTATGGGCCTGGGGATCCAACCCGTTTCGGTCCGGCAGGTGTAAAGTGTCAAACGATTCGAGGGCAGCCAGACTGCCCTTGTGTGGGAACGACCTGTCGATTCGGAAAAGCAGGATGTATGTCTGAAATTCAGGTCACCGATGTAATTCAGACCCTTGAAACGGCTGCATATTTAACCCCGGATAGAAAACTCACATCTGCGGTAACAAATTAA